The Micromonospora sp. NBC_00421 DNA window TAGTAGGCGATCTCGCCGGTGGTGATGCTGCGCCGAGCCAGGAGCCAGTGTCCACGGCCCGGTTTCCAGCAGATCCGTACCGGGATCCGAGCCCACCAGTACTCGCGTGGGCCGTGCGCCCCGGCGCCGGCTGAGAGCCGGCACCACGCCCGAGCGGGCAGGGCGGCGATGAGCTCGTCGGCGCGGGCGGTCCCCATCGTCGTGGTGATCATGTCGTCGTTACGGCGGGTCGCGACCACATAAGCCACATCCCGGTGTTCCAGCCACACCCGCAGGGACTTCGACTGCCCGTAGGCCTCGTCCATGGTCACCCACCCCACCGGCACCCCCGCGTCCAGGGCGCGGGCGAGCATGGTGCGGGCCATCTGCACCTTCGTGGCGAACTCCACCTCGTCGGGGATCCCGGCGGCCCGGCACCGGTCCCGGTCATCGGTCCACGACGCCGGCAGGTACAGCTGCCGGTCGATCAACGCGTGACCCTTCGTCGAGCGGTAGGCCAGGAACACCACGACCTGGCAGTTCTCCGTCCGACCAGCCGTGCCGGAGTACTGGCGTTGCACCCCCGCCGACCGGACGCCCTTCTTCAGGAACCCGGTGTCATCGACGATCAACACCCCGGCCGGGTCACCGAGATACTCGACCACGTAGTCACGCACGTCGTCCCGGACGGCGTCGACGTCCCAGTCCGCCCACCGCAACAACCGCTGCATCCCATCCGGCGACACATCCCCGGCCTGCTCCGCAAGGGTCCAGCCGTTCTTGCGGCCCAGACCCGACACCAACCCGCACAGGTACTGCCGCGCCCGCCGACGAGGCTCAGACCGGCGAAACCGAGGCCCGATCCGGGCATGCAGCCGGTCCAGCTCCCCACGCCAACGATCAACATCAACGTCCGTCACAGGCAGACCAACGAACCCGACCCGAAGACGATTCGCCTACTGCCGTTGCAGTATTAGCCCGCGCTGGCTGCGCCCGGCCACCGCGCCGGGCGAGGATCGCAACGCCGTCACCGGGGCGACCTCGTACGTCTTGAGCAGGTGCTGCGCCCGGCCACCGCGCCGGGCGAGGATCGCAACCAGCACGGCGAGGTAGCAGTTGTTGTTGTCGGTCCAGGCTGCGCCCGGCCACCGCGCCGGGCGAGGATCGCAACGCCGTCACCGGGGCGACCTCGTACGTCTTGAGCAGGTGCTGCGCCCGGCCACCGCGCCGGGCGAGGATCGCAACTCGGCGGGGATGGGCAGCTCGGGGACCTGGCAGCAGTGCTGCGCCCGGCCACCGCGCCGGGCGAGGATCGCAACACCGGTGCGGACCCGGGCAACGTCACGTCCATCGTGATGCTGCGCCCGGCCACCGCGCCGGGCGAGGATCGCAACTCCTTCGTGTGGTTGGGGATCGCGCGGTGCTGCGCCCGGCCACCGCGCCGGGCGAGGATCGCAACGATCTCGCACAGTCGAACCTTGGGCTTCCGCTGCCCTGCTGCGCCCGGCCACCGCGCCGGGCGAGGATCGCAACACCGGCGAGACGCAGCCGGTCGACAAGCCGGCCCGAGCTGCGCCCGGCCACCGCGCCGGGCGAGGATCGCAACGGGTTGACCGTGGTCTTGCGGACCGAGGGGTCACAGCAGGCTGCGCCCGGCCACCGTGCCGGGCGAGGATCGCAACGACGCGACCGGCCGGCGGAAGTAGTCGAACCTCGACGTGCTGCGCCCGGCCACCGCGCCGGGCGAGGATCGCAACGTGACGGACGAGGTGGTTCCGGTTGGCCCGGTGCCGCGCTGCGCCCGCCCACCGTGCTGGGCGAGGATCGCAACGTCTTCCGCGACGAGTGGCACGACTTCAAGGACGAGCTGCGTCCGGCCACCGCGTCGGCGAGGATCGCAACCGTGGTCTACCAGTCGTTGGACACCAGCCTTGACGTCTGCGCCCGGCTACCGTGCCGGGCGAGGATCGCAACCATGGCACCAACTCTGCCTGTCGGTACGGCAGCCGCTGCTGCGGCCAACCACCGCGTCAGGCGAGTGCCCCGCCGAAAATGAACCCCTGCCGGCGGCGGGTGGGTTGCGATGGGGCCGGCGCTCGTCGTGCTCGTGCCGATGCTGCCCGAACCCTGAGCGGGGTCGGTGGATCCTGGGCAACGTGCCGTCGCACCCCTCGTTTACCCCCCGAAAACCCATGTCGGTGAGTGACAGTAAGTGACAAGCGGCGATCATTGCGCGGGTATGTCTGTGCAGTTCAGTGTCAATTGGCGGCAGATGGCGACAAGGTTCGGATCGTTGCTTTCGGTAACCGCGGGTTCGGGGTTCGATTCCCTGAGCGCGTACCAGCGAGAAGCCGTGACCTGTCAGTCATGTCGTGGACTGGCGCGGCGGCGAACGGGAGGCCGTGGCGGCCGTTATCAGAGCGCAGCTACAGGGCGACAGTCGACTATCGCATTATCGTCTGCGCCAAACGATGGTGGGGTTGCGGTATCGATCACCCCTCGGACACGTACAGTTACCCCACAGTAATCAGCGTCAGGCTTAGCCTCGACGCTGATTTTGTTTTCACCGGGGTCGTAGGTGAGGGCGAGTCGTAGCTCGCGGTAGACGGCGCTTTTATCCGCGCTGTCGGCGTCGCGCAGGATGTTGCGGATGTCCTCGAAGCCGCCGACGAGGCGTCGGATGTCCTCCTCGGTGAGGCGGCGGGAAGCCGACCCTTGTGCCGCTTTGTCGCGTTCGACGATGGCGACGGCGTGTTGAGCGTTGACCTCGGCCATCCAGGCGGCGACGGTGGCGGGGTCACCTCCGGCATCGGCGATGGCCCGATACTGTACGAGTTTGGCGTCACACGCGGCAATGACCTTGTTCGCAGCGGCGATCTCCGGCGCGACGCTGCTTGGTCCGGCTCCCGACTGGGCGGCGTGGAGCCGGTGGATCGTGTCGGTCAGCCGGTGCGGGGCGAACGCAAGTGGTCGCGGTGCGCTGGGGTGCCGGGTTGATACCGGCCTGTTCGAGGAGCTCCCAAACGTGGAGGCTGCGACCTCCGCACTCAGCACGAAGGGTTCGCTGGGGATGCGGCAATATTCTAGGTGCTGTTTTCGCCGCCAGGCGCAGCACCGGTCGGCGGATCGACGGACAGTGCGTGGCCGTCGGGCCTGGCGCGGTCGGGAGACTCTGGCGTGCCGCCGCTCCGCTAGGCGGATTGTCGATATGTACGTAGTGCCTGGGCGAACCGCTCCTGTATATCTCGTTCAGCCTTGCGCCCGGGAAGAACGCCGACCTCGTAAGTCCGCTTGCGTCCTTCGAGGAGGTGAATGACAGAGGGATTGGTGATTGTAGCGGCGAAGACTTTGAAGCGCGCGGAAAGATCAACCTCTAGGCCGAGGAACTCGCGGCCGGTCCCAAGGGTAAGTGGTGTGGTGTAGTACTTGCCTTCGATTACGAGAATCGCGTCGTGACTTGCGGGGTCGATTCCTAGCTGGCGGCATCGCTGGGCATCAGCGGAAGGTATGACCAGGACATCTGCCTCGTGGGCGACCTTACTCTTACCGATGACCGCGACTCCAGTATGGACTTCTAGCGGGTCTTTCGAGCTGTCTGGCAAGGCAAGTATCGCATGGGTGAAGCCAGCTCCACTGGGAAGCCTTCCCGGGCTGCGCCTGAGACGAAACTCAGCCGGTATGCCACCGACTCCATCAGCGAAGGAGATGCTATATCCTTCGTTGCTAGCCGCCCGCAGAACCAGCGCAAAGAGATACGCTTCGTAGAGGTCGTTGCCAGCAGTCGGCGACGGACCGCCGACGCTAAGGGCCGAGGGTAGCGCCGTGGGCAACTCTGCTCGCAGTTGGGCGAGCATCCGGGACGCTGCCGTGCCGTCGGGGGCCGCACCTACGTTCGTCATCCTTGCCTGCCTTAAAGGTCCCAGTCGCCTTCATTGCCGCGGCCATGTGGGGTTAGCCATGAGCCTCGGACCACCCCAGCTTCAATCCGAAGCTCATTCAGTGTGTCGAGAACTGAGCGCACCCGGAAAGCGCTGGCGCGCCGGGCTTCAGCCGAGGCCAGTTTCCAGGCCGGTAGCCGGCGACCCCGTAGTTCCGCCTCTGGTGGATCCATGAAGACGACTGTTCCATCCCACGTCTCGGCCCAGGGGTCTGAGGACCCAGCGGCAGCGAAATCCGATCCGCCGTTGTGATGCTCAAGGGCGAGCCGTCGAAGCTCTTCAAGCTGCTTCTGGACGTCCCGTTCCATGGCGAGCGTTCCTGCGGTCGCTACCTCGATAAGGTCGAGCAAAATCCCCAAGCGCGCACGTGGATTTAGTGGTGTGACCACGACGTCGCCGCGTTTGAAGCGAGGCCTGCTGCCGGATCGCTGCCCCGGCGCATGTCGCAACTGATTCAGGTATAGCGGACTGCCAGCAATCTCATCGAAGCGACCATCGTCGAACGCAGTACCGGTCGGGTCTGTCGGCGACTGCGACACACCCTCGGCGGCCAGCGCGCGCTCCTGTGTAACGATGAAGCCGAGTCCCAGCTCAGTCAGCAGCTCCTCTACCTCGGCGAGTAACTGCTGGATCTCCTCTTCGGTCACTCGGCTCCTCGTTCACTGCGAAGGGTCTGGAGCTACTGTAGCGGTGAGGGGCACTCGCGGTGGATCGCCGTAGATGCTTGCGATGGGCGGGAGGCGCTACAAGTGCCTGCGAGAGCAGTGACACACCTGGTCAGAAGGCTCGTCTCGGCTGGCGCCAGTCCCCGCTTCGGCGCCGCTGACCCACGATCTGCGCGGGCTTCCTGCTGAAGCACGTCAGCTTGATCCTTGGCAAGACATGTGCAGGCGCGCCGCAGGTAACGATCCGGCATGACCCGCTGGTCCTGAGCCGGCAAGGCACCACGTGCGATCGCGGGACCTCACGAGCAAGGAGCTCCGGTGTACGCGCACGCCACGCTGGCGCGTGGCGCGGTTGAGTCGGTCGCCTGGTTGTGGTGGCTGCTCGCCGACGGCGAGCGGTTCGAGGCACGCTTTGGCCGCGGGATCGCGTTCCTAATTGAGGATGCCGGTTGGCCACCAAAGCAGCCGACCAGGTGCCCGGTACTGCCGCCGGGCGCGCAGGAGCAGGCCCGGCAGCAGGCACTGCTTGCCCGGCTCGACGATGCCCGTATCGAGCGGGTATATGGACCGCCCTGGCACCCGCGTCAAGATGATCCGCGTCGTTCGCAGCGGTTGCCCATGCCCCCCAGTGGGGCCTAAGAGCGCGTTTGGAATGTGTGCTGGTCGGGGTTGTCGCACAGTGGGTGTGATCGATGAACCGGGCTCGGTCGGTAGATGGGTATGGATCGAGTGCGGCGGTACCCGTCTGACCTGACCGATGGCGAGTGGGCGCTCGTCGAGCCGATGCTGCCGTCGCCGCAGTGGATGGGCAGGCCGGAGAAGCACCCGCGTCGGGCGGTCGTCGACGGCATCCTGTACGTGGTGCGGACCGGGTGTGCGTGGCGGTACCTGCCGGTGGACTTTCCGCCCTGGCAGACGGTGTACTCCCATTTCCAGCGGTGGAACCGGCGGGGTGTGACCGATCGGAACCTCACCGAGCTGCGGGAGGAGGTCCGCCTGGCCCATGACCGGCAGCCCGAGCCGACAGCGGGGATCATCGACTCCCAGAGCGTCCGCTGACCCGATGTGCTCGATATCCCGCGACCCCCGCCGCTGCGAGTGCACGATCTGCACCGCCCGCGCCCCAGAAGCCGTCTTCACCGTCCGCACGTACGCCACGGCCCCGCACGATAGAACCCGACCCGTTTACAACTCCTAACTCAATGAGGTTGGGCGTAACTGGACGGACGTGAGGATGGTTCTGTCTGAACGCGGGGAGGGGTGCGCAGCCGCCGTGGATCGTCTCGGACGAGTTGTGGGCCGAGGTCGAAGCTCTGTTGCCACCGCGTCCGCCTCGCCGGTACCGCTATCCCGGGCGGAAGCCCCTGGATGACCGCAAGGTGCTCTGCGGGATCCTGTTCGTGCTCTACACCGCGATTCCGTGGGATTACCTGCCTCAGGAACTCGGCTTCGGCTCGGGGATGACGTGTTGGCGCAGGTTACGGGACTGGAACAGCGCCGGTGTCTGGCAGCGGTTGCATGAGGTTCTGCTCGGTAAGCTCCGCGCCAGCGGGCAGCTCGACCGGTCTCGGGCGGTGATCGACGGTTCCACGTCCGGGCGCTCAAGGGCGGCCAAAAACCGGTCCGAGTCCGGTCGACCGCCGCAAGCCGGGCTCGAAACACCACGTCATCACCGACACGGGCGGCATTCCCCTCGCTGCGGCGTTGACCGGCGGCAACCGCCACGACGTCACCCAGCTCATGCCTCTGGTCGACAGGGTCCCCCGCATCAGGGGCATCCGTGGACGGCCCCGGCAGCGACCACAGTGGCTGTACGCCGACCGTGGCTACGACTACGACTGCTACCGCCGCCAGCTTCGGGCGAGGGGCATCACCCCTGTCATCGCCCGACGCGGCCACGGCTCCGGCCCCGGCACCCGACGATGGGTCGTCGAGCAAACCATCGCACTGCTGCACTGGTTCCGCCGCCTACGCATCCGCTGGGAGATCCGCGACGACATCCACGAAGCCATCCTCACCCTCGCCTGCGCCATCATCTGCTGGCGCAGACTCCAACGCTCAAAGAGTTAGGAGTTGTTAGTGCGCACCTCCCGACACGACACCCCAGGTCACAGCCCTGCCGACCACGAAATCAGCCAACCGTGGCCCAAGTCGGGGCTAGTGCCTCGTCATGCAGCCTTGAACGGGTAATCCGGGTGGCGGATTTTGAAGCCGGTGGCGAATGCGGTTTTCGGTTCGGCTCGTTGGTTGCGCCAGCGGATGTAGGTGCCGATGGCGGTGTCCTGTTCGGTGTGGGTGCGGTGGTCGGTGCCGTTGAGGGCGAAGTAACGCACGCGGCGAACTCGGCCTCGATCCAGTTCAGCCAGGACGCATACGTCGGCAGGAACACCAGGACGGGGCGGTTGGCGGCGCACCAGAAGCGTGATTACGCTCGGGATGCGGATCGGCACCGCCAAGCCACCACCCGCCGTGCTACCGGTTGGCCGCACCGGCCAAAAACGAGTCGACCTCGACGCGGTTCGGTAGGCCGCCCTGAGCACCGATCGCGCGAGTCGACAGTGCGGCAGCGGCCACGGCGACATTCGCTGCATCGATCAGGTCGGCCCCCTCGATCAGCGCCGAGGTCAGCGCCGCACAGAAGCAGTCACCGGCTCCTGTCGTGTCGACAACCGGCACCACCGGAGCCGGCACCAGCTCATACCGCTGCCCGTCCCGGACCAACGCCCCGACGGCGCCGAGGGTCACCACCACCCGTGGCACCGGCAGGGCAGCCAGGGCCGCCCGTACTCCGACGAGGTCGTTCAATTCGTCGTCCCGAGCGCCGGTGAGCTGGGCCAACTCGACCCGGTTCGGCACCAGCACATCCACCAGTTCGAGCAGCCCGACGTCGACCACACCGGCGGGAGCCGGGTTGAGCACCCTCAACTGACCGGCGTCGGCGGTGGAGAGCGCCGCCCGGATCGCGTCGACCGGCACCTCGCACTGCACGAGCACCGCCGCCGTTTCCGGGTCGATCGGCCCAACATCCGCTGCCGTCAGTCGACGGTTGGCGCCCTCAATGACGACGATCGAGTTCTCGCCCTTTCGGTCCAGCAGGATCACCGCCTCGCCGGTGCCGACGCCCTCGCCGAGGCGGCGCACCCCTGACGTTTCCACCCCGAGCCGGCGCAGGTTGTCGATCAGGAAGCTGCCGGCGGCATCGGAGCCGACGGCGGCGCGCAGAGCCACCCGGCGTCCCAGCACGGCCAGTGCCACGGCCTGATTGGCGCCCTTGCCACCGGCGCCGATCCGAGGATCGGCGGCGAGCACCGTCTCCCCCGGGCGGGGCAGCCGGTCGATCCGGACCACCCGATCGACATTGGCGCTGCCGACCACCACCACCTCGGCGGGTTCGGCCTCTCCCCACCCGGTCGTCACCGAGCCGGCCGCCGCGGCGGCCACCGAGCAGGCCGCCGCCGCGACCACGGAACCGCCCAGCGCCGAGCCGGCTGTAGCCGATCGCGGAGAGGCCGAGTCAGTCACGGGCGGCCAGCCACGAGATGAGTCGGACCCACAACTGCGGGTAATCCGGCCAGGCCAGGAAGGGCGGTGGCGCCCAGTGCGGTGCCAGGTCGGAGGTGAAGACACCGGTCCGTCCCGCACCCACCTGCCGGACCGCGATCAGCGGGTCGGCGCCGACCTCGACCAGGACCTTCCCTTCCGGACGTTGCCGGGTGCGGTTGTAGCCGAGTAGACCGGGCCACTGCTGCTGCCCGTCCGGCAGCGCGGGATGAACGCCGAGGACCCGGGGCGGGATCGCCTCGGGCACCTCCACCCGGTCGTCGGTGGTCAGCAGTTCCACCGGAAGGATGTCGGCCAGCGGGCTCTGCCCGTACCGTGCCTTGCCCTCGATGCCGGCGAAGGAGAGGTATCCGCCGACCATCAGCAGGGCGCCACCCGTCTCTACGTAATCGCGGAGGGCCGTGAGGCGGTTGGGTTCACTGGCCGAGTTACTGAACACGTTCGGCGTCAGCAGGAAGGTGTTCGCCCCCACGTCGCTGATCACGATGCAGTCGTACTGCCGAAGACCGTCGGCGGTGGTCGGCATCCTCTCGGCGATACGGTGCGCCGGAACATGGTCGACCTCCCAGCCCTGAGCCAGCAGCGCCGCCTTGAACTCGTGGCCGCCCTCCTGGTACTCGCTGTTGGTGAAGCTGTCGAAACCCTTCTGGTGGATCAGGTGGATGAACCACGACTCGCCGAGTAGCAAAACCTTCACGGACCAGACTCCTATTCGATCGTCCCGCTCGGGAAATGCTCGCGGAACTGCCAGTCATGTTCGGGGATGATGAGATCAGCCTCGTGCCGGAGGCGGGCATAGCCGCGCATGAGTTCCGGTAGGTTCCAGAACGAGCCCATCGGCCAGTTCAGCTCAAGATTGCGGTAGTTGTACATGACGTCGCTGGTCAGGCAGACGGTGCCTCGGGCGGTCTCGACCATGACCACCATGCAGCCGGGGGTGTGCCCACCGATCTTGACGAGCCGGACCCCGTCGGCGATGTCGACGTCGCCGTCGATCACCTCCAGACGGTCCCGAATATCAGTGACCTTGTACGAGTAATCGGGGTAATAGAACATGCAGAACGACGGTGGCGCGACGGCCTGCGGCAGTTCGTCGCGTTGCACGATGAACTTCGCCCTCGGGAAGAGCTCGTTGTTGCCGACGTGGTCGAAGTGCAGGTGGGTCAGCACCACCACGTCCACGTCGGCCGGGCGGACTCCGTGCCGGGCAAGCCCGGCGACCAGATCCTGGTCTTCGCCACGGGAAGCAACGAAGTCCACCCCGTAGCGGCTCTGCATCGCCGACACCTCATCGATGGCGCCCAGTCCGGTGTCGATCAGGATGGTCTGGCCAGCCCCCTCGATCAGCCAGACCGGCACCGGCACCATCACCCCCTCGGTGAGCTCACCGTTGCGCCGCCGGATGTCGTTCCGGAAGCCGTACGGCAGGACCTTCGACCGGTCCAGGTCCGGATGGGCACCGCTGTTGAGCAGGCTGACCGAGAGTGAACTCTCCAGTTCACCGGTGACGATCTGGTGGATCCGCATCATCGTCGTACCCCTCTCCTCACCGCCATCGGGATTAGAAGCCGGTCTCGTCCGCGCCGTACTTCTCGACGTACTTGTTCCAGGTCTGTTCCACCAGGAAGTGCTTGCCGGCGTCGACCGGTGCCGGGATGGATTTGTTGGCGGTCAGGTAGCTGTTGTCGCCGTCCCAGGTCTTCTTCCAGTAGGAGATTCCGCTCGGGTCGAGAATCAGTTCCTTCGTTGCCTTGGCGTTGGGCGCGTACAGCTCGAACTTCTGCCAGAAGTCCTGGAATCCCTGCACGGTCAGGTTGGCGCCGGTGTCCCGGTTGAGCCGTTCGGTGATGGTCTTGCCGCAGTCGGCGGTGTTGGCGTCGCAGTACCGCACGATCCGGTGGAACACCTTGACCAGCTTGAGCAACGCCTCCTCGTTCTCTCCGGCGAACTCGGTGGTGGTGACCAGTCCGTTGATCGGCGGCGGGGCCAGGTCGGGGCCGGAGGCGAGCACCGGCATCCCCTCCGCGGTGGCCCGGACCCGCTGCGGAATGCCGCCGAGGTACGCGTCACCGGTGCCACTGAGGAAGGCGGCGAGGCCCTGGTCCGGGTCGAGGTCGACCAGCTTGACGTCGGACTGCTTCAACCCGACCGACTCCAGTGCGGCGACCACCTGCTTGCCCATGTCGGTCGACATGGTGGTGACGATGGTCCGCCCCTTGAGCTGTTTGAAGGTCTCGGCCCGGGCGGCCTCCTCGGGGAGGCCGGTGGCGACGAAGTCCTCGAGGGTCTTCAGCCCGGAGCCCTTCTTGCCCATCAGCGCGGAGCCCTCGGTGAACGGGTTCCAGGCGTACCAGTAGACGACGTTGTCGGCCTTGTTGGCGACCGAGACCACGCCGGTGGTGTTGTTGATGGCCGCGTCGATGCCGTTGGAGGCGACCGCCGGCATGATGGCGTCCCAGGCGAGCGACTTCAGCTCGACGTTGAGCCCTTCGGCCTTGAACCACCCCTTCTCCTCGGCGATGATCGGAAGCATGGTGTCCTGGAACGGCGAGATGCCGAGCCGGATGGTCGTCGTGCCGTCGGCGGCCTTACCGGATTCGGTCTCGGCGTTGCAGGCGGTCAGGGCGAGCGCGGTGACGACAAGGCCGACGGCGAGCTTTCTGGTTGACATGGTCGTGCTCCTTAGCTGCCTCAGGAAGAGCTTTCGGACCAGCGTGTGATGCGTGAGCTGACGAATTTGATGAGCCGGTCGACGGCCACCGCCTCGATGGCGATGACGATGGTGCCGATCAGCACCACGGGGGTGTTCAGCGTCCGGCTGGCCTGCATGATCAGCCGGCCGATGCCCTGTTCGGCACCGAGGAACTCGGCCGCCACCACCACCGCGAAGGCGAGCGCGCTGCCGATCCGCAACCCGGAGACGATTTCGGGAACGATGGCGGGCAGAATCACGGTCCGGTAGACCTGCCCCTCGCCGGCACCCAACGAGCGGGCCGCGCGACCGTAGACCGGGCTGACGTTGTTTGCCGACACGATCGTGTTGACCACCATGACCATGAAGCAGGCCAGGGAGCCCAGGAAGAGCTTGCCGCTGTCGCCGATGCCGAACCAGAGGATGACGAACGGGATCAGGGCCACCGGTGGAACCGGTCGCAGTGCCTCGATAACCGGGGTGAGGGTGTGAAAGAGAATCCGGGAACGGACCATCAACAGACCGATCAGAATGCCGGCAGCCGAGCCGAGTGACCAGGAGAAGAGCACCCGGAGCAGGGTGGCCCCGGCGTCCGGCAGCATGCTCCGCCAGATCTGCTGCAGGGCGCTGAGCACCTCGGTCGGGGCCGGGAAGTAGAGCGGCCTGATCGTGCCGGTCAGGTCGGTGAGCAGCCACCAGAGGGCGAGCAGCCCCACGATGACACCGCCACCGAGCCCGAGTCCGATTATCCGAGACCGGTCCCCTGCCACGCGGGGGCGGACGAGCTGTCCCTCAGGTGCGGTCACCGGACACCTCCCGAAGACTCCGCGAGATCTGGATCCGCATGTCCTGGAATTCCTTGCTGCCCCGTAGATCGAGGTCACCGCGCCGATCGAAGGGCACCGTGATGTCCTGGTGCACCCGCGCCGGACGCGGGGTCATGACGATCACCCGGTCGCCCACGAAGAGCGCCTCCTCGATGTCGTGGGTGACGAAGACGATGGTCTTCGGCTCCGCCAGGTTGACGTGGTGCAACGCGAGCCACATCGCCTCGCGGGTGAAGATGTCCAGTGCGCCGAACGGCTCGTCCAGCAGCAGCACCTCGGGGCCGGAGGTGTAGGCGCGGGCGATGTCGACCCGCTTGCGCATGCCGCCAGAGAGTTCCTTCGGGTATGCATCCGCGAAGTCGGCGAGCCCGACCAGGTCGAGATACCGGTCGACCCGCTCCTTCCGAGCGGTCCGGTCGACACCGCGCAGCCGCAGCCCGTACTCGACGTTGCGGCGCACGGTCAGCCATGGGAAGACCGCGTCTGACTGGAAGACCACCGCTCGCGAGCTGTCCGGCCCGGTGACCGGACTGCCGTCAACCAGCACTCGACCGGCACTCGGCCGCAGGAAGCCGGCGATGAGGTTGAGCAGGGTGGTCTTACCACAGCCGCTCGGCCCGACGACACAGACGACCTGGTTGCCCTCGATCCGCAGGGTGGTCCTGGACAGCGCCAGCACGTCGGCCCGCCGCGCCTGGAACTCCTTACTGACATCCTCGACGTCAATGACCGCCATCGTTGTCGCCTCCATCCACAGGTGTCGGGTGCAGCAGTGGCCCGGTGGTGCCCCGCAGAGTCAGTGACACCGGCAGGATGTGCCGGCTGGATCGGGTTTCGCCGTTCGTCGGAGCGAGCACCCCTAGCAGAGCCGAGGCAGCCAGCGCACCCATGCCGACCGCGTCCTGACGGACCGTGGTCAAGCCGGGGATAACGTGGCGTGCCGCGTAGATGTCGTCGAAGCCGACCACGGAACAGGCCGTCGGTATCTGCAGGCCCGCCTCCCGCAACGCCCGCAGCGCACCGAGGGCGACCAGGTCGTTGAGAGCGAAAACGGCGGTCACCTCACCGATCCGGATCCGGGGTACGAGGTGGCTGGCTGCCAGGTAGCCGGCCTCCTCCTCGAACGGGCCCTCAATGACCTCCGGCGTGCGACCGACCAGCTCGCCCCAGGTGTGGACGAAGCCGTCCACCCGGTGCTTGCTGCTGGCCAGGTGGGGGTTGGCGCCG harbors:
- a CDS encoding ABC transporter ATP-binding protein; this translates as MAVIDVEDVSKEFQARRADVLALSRTTLRIEGNQVVCVVGPSGCGKTTLLNLIAGFLRPSAGRVLVDGSPVTGPDSSRAVVFQSDAVFPWLTVRRNVEYGLRLRGVDRTARKERVDRYLDLVGLADFADAYPKELSGGMRKRVDIARAYTSGPEVLLLDEPFGALDIFTREAMWLALHHVNLAEPKTIVFVTHDIEEALFVGDRVIVMTPRPARVHQDITVPFDRRGDLDLRGSKEFQDMRIQISRSLREVSGDRT
- a CDS encoding IS701 family transposase, which produces MTDVDVDRWRGELDRLHARIGPRFRRSEPRRRARQYLCGLVSGLGRKNGWTLAEQAGDVSPDGMQRLLRWADWDVDAVRDDVRDYVVEYLGDPAGVLIVDDTGFLKKGVRSAGVQRQYSGTAGRTENCQVVVFLAYRSTKGHALIDRQLYLPASWTDDRDRCRAAGIPDEVEFATKVQMARTMLARALDAGVPVGWVTMDEAYGQSKSLRVWLEHRDVAYVVATRRNDDMITTTMGTARADELIAALPARAWCRLSAGAGAHGPREYWWARIPVRICWKPGRGHWLLARRSITTGEIAYYVCYGPRRTRLVDLARVAGARWAIEECFQQAKNEAGLDEYQVRDWRAWYAHITLAMAAHAWLSVARSFATKGEPAPATA
- a CDS encoding N-acyl homoserine lactonase family protein → MMRIHQIVTGELESSLSVSLLNSGAHPDLDRSKVLPYGFRNDIRRRNGELTEGVMVPVPVWLIEGAGQTILIDTGLGAIDEVSAMQSRYGVDFVASRGEDQDLVAGLARHGVRPADVDVVVLTHLHFDHVGNNELFPRAKFIVQRDELPQAVAPPSFCMFYYPDYSYKVTDIRDRLEVIDGDVDIADGVRLVKIGGHTPGCMVVMVETARGTVCLTSDVMYNYRNLELNWPMGSFWNLPELMRGYARLRHEADLIIPEHDWQFREHFPSGTIE
- a CDS encoding ribokinase — protein: MVAAAACSVAAAAAGSVTTGWGEAEPAEVVVVGSANVDRVVRIDRLPRPGETVLAADPRIGAGGKGANQAVALAVLGRRVALRAAVGSDAAGSFLIDNLRRLGVETSGVRRLGEGVGTGEAVILLDRKGENSIVVIEGANRRLTAADVGPIDPETAAVLVQCEVPVDAIRAALSTADAGQLRVLNPAPAGVVDVGLLELVDVLVPNRVELAQLTGARDDELNDLVGVRAALAALPVPRVVVTLGAVGALVRDGQRYELVPAPVVPVVDTTGAGDCFCAALTSALIEGADLIDAANVAVAAAALSTRAIGAQGGLPNRVEVDSFLAGAANR
- a CDS encoding ABC transporter permease, which translates into the protein MGLLALWWLLTDLTGTIRPLYFPAPTEVLSALQQIWRSMLPDAGATLLRVLFSWSLGSAAGILIGLLMVRSRILFHTLTPVIEALRPVPPVALIPFVILWFGIGDSGKLFLGSLACFMVMVVNTIVSANNVSPVYGRAARSLGAGEGQVYRTVILPAIVPEIVSGLRIGSALAFAVVVAAEFLGAEQGIGRLIMQASRTLNTPVVLIGTIVIAIEAVAVDRLIKFVSSRITRWSESSS
- a CDS encoding transposase gives rise to the protein MDRVRRYPSDLTDGEWALVEPMLPSPQWMGRPEKHPRRAVVDGILYVVRTGCAWRYLPVDFPPWQTVYSHFQRWNRRGVTDRNLTELREEVRLAHDRQPEPTAGIIDSQSVR
- a CDS encoding glutamine amidotransferase; translated protein: MKVLLLGESWFIHLIHQKGFDSFTNSEYQEGGHEFKAALLAQGWEVDHVPAHRIAERMPTTADGLRQYDCIVISDVGANTFLLTPNVFSNSASEPNRLTALRDYVETGGALLMVGGYLSFAGIEGKARYGQSPLADILPVELLTTDDRVEVPEAIPPRVLGVHPALPDGQQQWPGLLGYNRTRQRPEGKVLVEVGADPLIAVRQVGAGRTGVFTSDLAPHWAPPPFLAWPDYPQLWVRLISWLAARD
- a CDS encoding IS5 family transposase (programmed frameshift), whose amino-acid sequence is MVSDELWAEVEALLPPRPPRRYRYPGRKPLDDRKVLCGILFVLYTAIPWDYLPQELGFGSGMTCWRRLRDWNSAGVWQRLHEVLLGKLRASGQLDRSRAVIDGSTSGRSRAAKKTGPSPVDRRKPGSKHHVITDTGGIPLAAALTGGNRHDVTQLMPLVDRVPRIRGIRGRPRQRPQWLYADRGYDYDCYRRQLRARGITPVIARRGHGSGPGTRRWVVEQTIALLHWFRRLRIRWEIRDDIHEAILTLACAIICWRRLQRSKS
- a CDS encoding ABC transporter substrate-binding protein, which gives rise to MSTRKLAVGLVVTALALTACNAETESGKAADGTTTIRLGISPFQDTMLPIIAEEKGWFKAEGLNVELKSLAWDAIMPAVASNGIDAAINNTTGVVSVANKADNVVYWYAWNPFTEGSALMGKKGSGLKTLEDFVATGLPEEAARAETFKQLKGRTIVTTMSTDMGKQVVAALESVGLKQSDVKLVDLDPDQGLAAFLSGTGDAYLGGIPQRVRATAEGMPVLASGPDLAPPPINGLVTTTEFAGENEEALLKLVKVFHRIVRYCDANTADCGKTITERLNRDTGANLTVQGFQDFWQKFELYAPNAKATKELILDPSGISYWKKTWDGDNSYLTANKSIPAPVDAGKHFLVEQTWNKYVEKYGADETGF